In Nocardioides cavernae, a single genomic region encodes these proteins:
- a CDS encoding ribonuclease J codes for MSHPHPDLSAPAPLPAGGLRVIPLGGLGEVGRNMTVFEYDGRLLIVDCGVLFPEDHHPGVDLILPDFDPIRDRLDAVEALVLTHGHEDHIGATPYLLRERGDIPLVGSKLTLALLGSKLREHRLKETAQYEVAEGQTITFGPFVLEFVAVNHSIPDALAVVIRTGAGVVLHTGDFKMDQLPLDGRITDLNEFARLGDEGVDLFLTDSTNAEVPGFTTSEKDIAPVLDRVFAKSDQRIIVACFASHVHRVQQVLDAAAAHGRKVGYVGRSMVRNMAIAQELGYLTVPPGVMVEAKELADLPPHKQVLVSTGSQGEPLAALSRMSQNNHHFVHLEPGDTVVLASSLIPGNENAVYRVINGLSRLGANVVHKGNSLVHVSGHASAGELLYCYNIVKPRNVMPVHGEVRHMRANADLARATGVQNVVLAEDGVVVDLIDGVAKVAGKVEVGYVFVDGTTIGDVSEASMKDRRILGEEGFLSVIVVVDSVTGKVVSGPEIHARGFAEDESTFAEIRQPIIDAIDAAIADGTNDSYQLQQTIRRVVGRWVNRAHRRRPMIIPVVIEA; via the coding sequence TTGAGCCATCCCCATCCCGACCTGAGCGCGCCCGCCCCCCTCCCGGCAGGAGGCCTCCGGGTCATCCCGCTCGGTGGACTGGGCGAGGTGGGCCGCAACATGACGGTCTTCGAGTACGACGGCCGCCTGCTGATCGTCGACTGCGGCGTGCTCTTCCCCGAGGACCACCACCCCGGGGTCGACCTGATCCTCCCCGACTTCGACCCGATCCGTGACCGCCTCGACGCCGTCGAGGCCCTGGTGCTGACCCACGGCCACGAGGACCACATCGGCGCCACGCCCTACCTCCTGCGCGAGCGCGGCGACATCCCCCTCGTCGGCTCCAAGCTCACCCTCGCGCTCCTCGGCTCCAAGCTGCGCGAGCACCGCCTCAAGGAGACCGCGCAGTACGAGGTGGCCGAGGGCCAGACGATCACCTTCGGGCCGTTCGTCCTGGAGTTCGTCGCGGTCAACCACTCCATCCCCGACGCCCTCGCGGTCGTGATCCGCACGGGTGCCGGCGTCGTGCTGCACACCGGCGACTTCAAGATGGACCAGCTCCCGCTCGACGGCCGGATCACCGACCTCAACGAGTTCGCCCGCCTCGGCGACGAGGGCGTCGACCTCTTCCTCACCGACTCGACCAACGCGGAGGTGCCCGGCTTCACGACGTCCGAGAAGGACATCGCCCCGGTGCTCGACCGGGTGTTCGCCAAGAGCGACCAGCGGATCATCGTCGCGTGCTTCGCCTCCCACGTGCACCGCGTCCAGCAGGTGCTCGACGCAGCGGCGGCCCACGGCCGCAAGGTCGGCTACGTCGGCCGCTCGATGGTGCGCAACATGGCCATCGCCCAGGAGCTCGGCTACCTCACGGTGCCGCCCGGCGTCATGGTCGAGGCCAAGGAGCTCGCCGACCTGCCGCCGCACAAGCAGGTCCTGGTCTCCACCGGCTCGCAGGGCGAGCCCCTCGCGGCACTGAGCCGCATGTCCCAGAACAACCACCACTTCGTGCACCTCGAGCCGGGCGACACCGTCGTCCTCGCCAGCTCGCTGATCCCGGGCAACGAGAACGCCGTCTACCGCGTGATCAACGGGCTCTCGCGCCTCGGCGCCAACGTCGTGCACAAGGGCAACTCGCTCGTTCACGTCTCCGGTCACGCCAGCGCCGGTGAGCTGCTCTACTGCTACAACATCGTCAAGCCGCGCAACGTGATGCCGGTGCACGGCGAAGTCCGCCACATGCGGGCCAACGCCGATCTCGCCCGCGCCACCGGGGTGCAGAACGTCGTGCTCGCCGAGGACGGCGTCGTCGTCGACCTGATCGACGGCGTCGCCAAGGTGGCCGGCAAGGTCGAGGTCGGCTACGTCTTCGTCGACGGCACCACCATCGGTGACGTGTCCGAGGCGTCGATGAAGGACCGCCGCATCCTCGGTGAGGAGGGCTTCCTGTCGGTCATCGTGGTCGTCGACTCCGTGACCGGCAAGGTGGTCTCGGGACCGGAGATCCACGCTCGCGGCTTCGCCGAGGACGAGTCGACCTTCGCCGAGATCCGGCAGCCGATCATCGACGCGATCGACGCCGCCATCGCCGACGGCACCAACGACAGCTATCAGCTGCAGCAGACCATCCGCCGTGTGGTCGGTCGCTGGGTCAACCGCGCCCACCGCCGGCGTCCGATGATCATTCCTGTGGTGATCGAGGCCTGA
- a CDS encoding TfoX/Sxy family protein, whose translation MAYDEELAQRIHDLLDGEPGVTSKKMFGGLGFMVDGHMAVAAGSQGSLMVRADPADGAEWADGTSVTPMEMRGRPMSGWLLVASDALADDDQLQLWVDRGVAFVRTLPPK comes from the coding sequence ATGGCGTACGACGAGGAGCTGGCGCAGCGGATCCACGACCTGCTCGATGGCGAGCCCGGCGTGACGTCGAAGAAGATGTTCGGCGGGCTCGGCTTCATGGTCGACGGGCACATGGCGGTCGCGGCCGGGAGCCAGGGCTCGCTCATGGTGCGGGCCGACCCGGCCGACGGCGCGGAGTGGGCCGACGGCACGTCCGTGACGCCGATGGAGATGCGCGGGCGGCCGATGTCCGGGTGGCTGCTGGTGGCCTCCGACGCGCTCGCCGACGACGACCAGCTCCAGTTGTGGGTCGACCGTGGCGTCGCCTTCGTCCGGACGCTGCCTCCGAAGTAA
- the dapA gene encoding 4-hydroxy-tetrahydrodipicolinate synthase — MSSTVPFGRLLTAMATAFHEDGSVDLEGTARIATHLIDHGNDGVVVSGTTGESPTTSVAEDGEILRAVQDAVGDRASVVAGVGTNATAHSVELARQAEKIGVDGVLLVSPYYNKPGQVGLRHHFTSVAEATDLPVMLYDVPGRTASLIELDTYEAMRRYDHVTSVKEASGLLPRTAQLVEMGYSVYSGDDVATLGYLAYGGVGLVSVVAHAAGDQLASMIDAWVSGDHAEALRIHTSLLPAFDAVMGVPNYGATTAKAALELLGVLDNRRVRGPLVALDDHEVAALRTGLAAAGLI; from the coding sequence ATGAGCTCTACCGTCCCGTTCGGCCGCCTCCTCACCGCGATGGCCACCGCGTTCCACGAGGACGGCAGCGTCGACCTCGAGGGCACCGCGCGGATCGCGACGCACCTCATCGACCACGGCAACGACGGGGTCGTCGTCAGCGGCACGACGGGGGAGAGCCCCACCACCTCGGTGGCCGAGGACGGCGAGATCCTCCGTGCCGTGCAGGACGCGGTCGGCGACCGCGCGAGCGTCGTCGCGGGCGTCGGCACCAACGCCACCGCACACTCCGTGGAGCTGGCCCGCCAGGCGGAGAAGATCGGCGTCGACGGCGTGCTCCTCGTCAGCCCCTACTACAACAAGCCCGGCCAGGTCGGCCTGCGCCACCACTTCACCTCGGTGGCCGAGGCGACCGACCTCCCGGTCATGCTCTACGACGTGCCGGGCCGCACGGCGAGCCTCATCGAGCTCGACACCTACGAGGCGATGCGCCGCTACGACCACGTCACGTCGGTCAAGGAGGCGTCCGGCCTGCTGCCACGCACCGCGCAGCTGGTGGAGATGGGCTACTCCGTCTACTCCGGCGACGATGTCGCCACCCTGGGCTACCTCGCCTACGGCGGCGTGGGCCTGGTCTCGGTCGTCGCGCACGCCGCGGGCGACCAGCTGGCGTCGATGATCGACGCCTGGGTCAGCGGCGACCACGCCGAGGCCCTCCGCATCCACACGTCGCTCCTCCCGGCCTTCGACGCCGTGATGGGCGTCCCCAACTACGGAGCCACCACCGCCAAGGCAGCCCTCGAGCTGCTCGGCGTGCTCGACAACCGCCGCGTCCGCGGCCCGCTCGTCGCGCTCGACGACCACGAGGTCGCGGCGCTCCGCACGGGTCTGGCTGCCGCCGGCCTCATCTGA